A portion of the Deferribacterota bacterium genome contains these proteins:
- a CDS encoding tRNA (cytidine(34)-2'-O)-methyltransferase: protein MKVVLFNPLIPQNTGNIIRLCACTDIKLILIGPLGFSLNNKYLKRASLDYRDLAVVEFIENKDSFFEKYKQDDYQYAFLSTKGGKYYNQIPLCSNKENLLIFGNEDVGLPEDIYNDFSNTLYRIPMKKNIRCLNLSNAVAIVVYSLLEKSSFYGFC, encoded by the coding sequence ATGAAGGTTGTTCTATTTAACCCTTTAATCCCACAAAACACAGGTAATATTATAAGATTGTGTGCATGCACAGATATTAAGTTAATACTGATTGGCCCCCTTGGATTTTCCTTAAATAACAAATATTTAAAAAGGGCGTCTTTAGACTATAGAGATTTGGCAGTTGTAGAATTTATTGAAAATAAAGATTCTTTCTTTGAAAAATACAAACAAGATGATTATCAATATGCTTTTTTATCAACAAAGGGGGGTAAATACTATAATCAAATACCTCTATGTTCAAATAAGGAAAACCTTTTGATATTTGGTAATGAGGATGTTGGCTTGCCAGAAGATATATATAATGATTTTTCAAATACTTTATATAGAATACCAATGAAAAAAAATATTAGATGCTTAAACCTATCAAATGCCGTAGCAATTGTGGTTTACAGTTTATTAGAGAAGTCTAGTTTCTATGGATTCTGCTAG